The sequence below is a genomic window from Equus caballus isolate H_3958 breed thoroughbred chromosome 11, TB-T2T, whole genome shotgun sequence.
CAGTGTACATAATGCTGGTTACATAAAAGGGATTATGATTATTATACAAACATAAGGGACCGTTACAACAATGCGATCATGAGAGCGTAATCTATAATCTCATTATAAGGCAGTATACAGGCTCTGCAGTCAGACAGCCTGGGTTGGAACCAGGCTCTGTCATTTACGAGCATTGGaatcttgggcaaattgcttaaccctctctgtctcagttttctcattgaaaatgagtataataatagTATCTGTCTTGCGGGATTGCAATGGAGATGAAAAGAGATGATACATGTAAGGTGCTTAAAACAGTCGCTGACATAGTGAGCACTTAGCTGTTATGTTTATTCTTATGGCAGTCTGATTGCTGGACAGGAACGGAATTATACACAGCTGAAAGGATTATTATTGGTTgatctctttcctttgttttgtgtGCAGAAGTAATGAAGAACTTTGGGAGTGAGGGGGCAGGAGTTTCAAATCAGCTCGATTCTGCCACATTCCCAAAGGAAAACATGAGTTGTTTGCTGGAGCATTATGTAGAAATCCCACTTTTCTTTGCTGAACGACCTTGGTAATTTGACTGGTCAGCAGGACCTTATCTTTCCTGGGGAAGCGATCGCCTATTcacaccccgccccccgccgccagGAACAGCCCCTGTTCCTTACCCCTGTTAATATATCCCCAGAGTTGAACTTTTCCAGGACATCTATGACTCCTGCCTTCCAAAAATTCCATCTTTACCCTTGGTAGGCTGGcttgaaggagaaatgaaaaaccagggagagaggcctgaggGTAACATAAGAGAGAACAGGCAAATAAATGTTTGGAACTGTGACCAGGTCAACATTCGGAAATGTGTCTATGTCACCCTctacattaacagattaaaggagaaacatTGTGATCATCTCAGCCAGTGCCAAAAAAAGCATGTGATAAAACTTAACACCCATTCCTAATGGGCAGTGAAGGGTGGGGAATTAAATATAGAAGagctaaaaatagaaagtaactgtcattatttgcaaaCTATATCATCATTTAATTGAAAAACCTAAGAGAATCAATGACaatctattagaactaataaggaAGCTTAGCAGTGTGGCCAGATACAAGATCTGCATACAGAAATCAGTAGCTTTCCCATGTTCTGgcaaaaatgaattagaaaatgtaattttaaaaagagcctATTCACAATATAACAGAGGCTATACAATTAGTAATAAACCTATCAAGAAATCTACAAAACCCATGtgagaaaaactataaaattttactgAAGATTATAAAGTTGTGAGTAATGAAAAGAGATGCTATATTCCTAGAGGGGGAGACTTGATACTGTAAAGATGCCAATTCTCCTCatattaatctataaattcaaaataatcccaattaaaatctTAGCAGGATTTTTCATAGAACTccataagctgattctaaagccATACGCAAGACAGGATGcccaagaatagccaagaaaaagaacaatgaggTTATATATTATAGAACCACAGTAATTACAACAGTGAGTTACTGGAAAAGGAACAGACTATCAGTAGAACAGAACGGAGAGTCCAGGAACAAATTCATCTTTCTATGAGAACTGAGTTATGTTAAATGTGGCATTTCAAATTGGTGGAGAAAGAATGCACAATTTAATAAATGATCTTAAGATAATTGTTTaccatttggaaagaaaagtTATTTAGAAATCTCCTCACACCATTCACACACAGAAATAAATTTCCTCTGgacaaagacctaaatataagaaaaagtatTACACAGAAATGTAAGAAAAGTGTTTATTACCTTGGGGAAGGAATGTCTTCTTAAATATGACATAAAAACCATAAAAGTTGACACatttgaccttttaaaaattgaaaacttcacTATGGCCAGGGTGGGATTTTTTTCCAAGAATGCATGGTTGGTTTGATACCCAAGAATAATATCAAATGATTTACCACATCAACGAAATAAAGGAGTAAAAAACATATAAGCATATCAAGAGATGCTGAAAGAGCATTAGATAAAATTCTAGACGTTCCTAATAACaactctaagtaaaataaaaatagaagaaattactAATATGATAATGACTATTTGTCCAAAACGAATTTCTAAATCGTGATGTACTAAACCCGTTTCCTTTAAAATCAAGACAGGGATGcccattatcatcattattatccaACTTTGTTTTGGAAGTTCTAGGGATTGCAATAGacgagaaataaaatatttagtataaatacagagaaaaaaggtaaaaaagttcttttcttttctgatatataATTGTATAGTCAGAAAACCCAATAAGCCCTAATAAAAAATGATTGGAATTAATAAGAGAGTTTGAGGGTGGTGATTACAAggcaaatataaaaatcaatcatgTTTCTCCATACCAGCAATTACCACCTGGAAATAGAGATGGGGAAAGGTGTTCCATTCATAAAAGCAATTAAGTCCATAAAGTACTTGGGAATTACATCAAAAGGACAATTACAGAACCCATCTGAAGAGatagaaaactacaaaatcttATTGAGGGGTATAAAAATATCTGAACAAATAGAAAGGCAATAGCCATATTCTTGCATGAAAAGGtttactataaaataaatatgtaaatttaataCAATTCCAATTGTAATACCaataaggtgtgtgtgtgtgtgtgtgtgtgtgtgtgttggaggctGTTCTGGGTTGGGAATGGAAttgataaaattttcttaaagtcAAATAGAACAATAAATGCCTGAAAATAGCcaagaaaatcatgaaaaaggCTAATGTGGGGGGTGGTTCTTGCTTTACTGAATAAAAAGCATATTGTAaaaggaaggaatggaaaaagtgTCAGTGTAGTGTCGGCACAAGGGTAAACAGATTAGTGGAACATGATAGAGAACCCAGTAATAGGCCTCTGAAAAAATATAGTCATTTGCATATGACAAAGTGGTATTTCAAGTAAGAAAgagatatttattaataattggTACTAACGCCAATATTCTTATTCTCTTGAGGTATAAAATGAAGATCAGCTGTTGGAGGGTGAGAGGATACCTTGAATACTAGGCTGAGGGGGCACCTGGTCATACCTGGGGTCCAACGGGTCCTATCTCCATCATGTCTCTGCCTAGGTGTTGCCATGGTGATGGCGGTGGAGGACAGTGTGGTGCGGGTGGTGGTGCGAGTGCGGCCCCCGACCTTGCGGGAGCTGGAGAGTCAGCGGCAGCCTGTGGTTCAGGTGGTAGACGAACGGGTCCTGGTGTTTGACCCTGAGGAGCCCGATGGGAGCTTCCCTGGCCTGAAGTGGGGCAGCACCCATGACGGCCCCAAGAAGAAAGGCAAAGACCTGACGTTTGTCTTTGACCGGGTCTTCGGTGAGGCGGCCACCCAACAGGATGTGTTCCAGCACACCACCCACAGCATCCTGGACAGCTTCCTCCAAGGCTACAACTGCTCAGGTGAGAACCCCCGGTGAGGAGGACGGGCCCTGATTGGCAGCGgcctttcctccctgcctcctaaGCGCTTCATGTGTCATATGATGgatgcccacctccctccccctcagcTGGGCAGGCACTTGCTGAGGAGGACTCTGGCCCTTGCGTTCTCTGTGGGTCCCCCATTCGTTCTTCTCCTGTGTGTAAGGCATTCTACTGGGCCCTGGGATATAGTAGCAGACCAGCCAGACATGGTTCCTATCCTTTTGATGCTTACATTCTAGAGAGGGGAGAAGTCACTAATCACGAAGTCACACCCGCAAGTGTGTGGCTGTGAACTAAGGTAGGTGACATAAGGGGAAGAGGGCCTTCAACAGAAGAAGCCACCTAGACTggagaaggcttccctgaggaggggaTCAGTCCCCACTGCAGTGGAGACCCCTTTACCCTTGAATCCACAGGCCTATAGGAGAGCCAGGACATACACACAGAGAACATGGGGGCTGCGAGTGGGTAGGAGCAGGGGAACTGTGCACATCAAGGCAAAACaaaggagctgggggaggagggcagggccaagCCGGTGGACATGAACTGGGGGAGCCCCTAGAGAAGGCAGATCTGGCCCTGCCACCACCCTACTCCCTACTCTGTCCTCTGTAGTGTTTGCCTATGGGGCCACCGGGGCTGGGAAGACACACACCATgctgggaagagagggagacCCTGGCATCATGTACCTGACCACCATGGAGCTGTACAGGCGACTGGAGGCCCGCCAGGAGGAGAAGCAATTCGAGGTGCTCATCAGCTACCAGGAGGTATGGCGTTCCCCCCTCAGGACTGGCGGTTCCATCCCTCGTTCATCCCTCTCACCTGAAGGgggagtggagtggagtggagtgAGCAGGTCGGGGAGAGGGTGGTAGGAAGCGGGCGATGGGGGCCTGGTGAGAGCTCAGAGGGCAGTTACAGCTCGGGGAGAGACTGCCTGCGAACTAAGCCGGCCCGTCCTGCTCCTGTCCTTTCATGTCATCCGGCAAAGTGCTGCTCATGGCGTGGCATCTTGTCATGCTTCCCCTGCCCAGCCACTcagccctcctccagcctccaggggagCTTTCCTGACGGGTCCCCTCCCTCAggtctctcccttcttcctttttcctcaggTGTACAATGAGCAGATCCACGACCTCTTGGAGCCCAAGGGGCCCCTGGCCATCCGTGAGGACCCCGACAAGGGGGTGGTGGTGCAAGGACTTTCCTTCCACCAGGTGTGGGACTGGGCTCGGGTGGCACAAGCAGCCCCATTGGTCCTCTGGGGTTCCTTCACCAGGCAGGTTGAGGATGCCCTGGATCCCATGGTGGTGGCGGTAGCAAGAGGGTGACATGGGTTCTGGCGAGCAGCCCTCCTGTTATGGGAAAAGTCCTGGTTGGGGAGACCACAGTCCCTTTCCTGGGCATCTCTTCTATAGCCAGCCTCAGCTGAGCAGCTGCTGGAGATGCTGACAAGGGGGAACCGTAACCGCAAGCAGCACCCCACTGATGCCAACGCTACGTCCTCCCGTTCCCATGCCATCTTCCAGGTGAGAGGGGTCACAGGTCAGAGCCTGCAGCCTGGCCTCCTGATGCCTGGTGCCCCCTCACCCCTGCCGTCTGCCCCCAGGTCTTTGTGAAGCAGCAGGACCGGGTTCCAGGTCTGACCCAGGCCCTTCAGGTGGCCAAGATGAGCCTGATTGACCTGGCTGGTTCAGAGCGGGCATCCAGCACCCAGGCGAAGGGGGAGCGGCTGCGGGAGGGTGCCAACATCAACCGCTCTCTGCTGGCCCTCATCAATGTCCTCAACGCCCTGGCTGACGCAAAGGTAGAGCTGCACAGACCTAGGGTCCTCCCCAGGACAGCGCCTGAGGGCCTAAAGCCACGggtcccttcctccagccctgggccAAAGGCTGCCGGGGCCCAGCCACCTCAGCCCACACCCTCTTGCTGTCCCCCAGGGCCGCAAGTCCCATGTGCCCTACCGGGACAGCAAACTGACCCGCCTGCTCAAGGACTCCATCGGAGGCAACTGCCGCACAGTGATGATCGCCGCCATCAGCCCCTCCAGCCTGGCCTACGAGGACACTTACAACACCCTCAAGTATGCCGACCGGGCCAAGGAGATCAAACTCTCGGTGCGTGCCAGCCAGGAATGGCCAGCCTGGTGTTGGGGAGCCCCCAGGCTGGGGGTGAGGTGGACAAGACCCACACAGCTTCCTATGGTACCTGGAGCAAGTATTCCCCCAAAGTGGAGGGAAGAAGTTCCCTAGCCTCTGTCTTCAGGGAAATTCTTTGTGGTAGAAGTGACACAGTCCCCATCCTTGGGAAGACCCCAGTTGGGAGAGAGGCAGGACAGTCTCTCTCCAAGACttgaaaaaagagtaaaatgtcaCAGCACTGGGATGACCAAGGCAGAATCATCTCAAGAGGgaggcaaggggagcaggtggccaAGTGTCAGCCAGTGATCTTCTTCAGACTTGTTTTTAGCGGCAGGACCATGTTTTCAACCAAACAACACAAACGTCAACATATAACACAGATAAAAGTGGAGTTGCTGTGGTTTCTCCTGCCgcctccaggcagccctggcGCTCCTGGAGCTGCTGCTGAGAAGCCCTGGCCTGGCGAGAGTGTATTGGTCAGGCAGTCAGTGGTCTTGGGCTCAAAAGTATCCTCCTGCCTCTtgctgtggcctcaggcaagcCGCTGACCTTCCCGGGTCTGCTTCCCCAGTGGTGAGGGTGAGTCTCGGGAGCGTGAGTGAGGCGCCTAGCGTGGGGCCTGGCCGTTAGAAGTGGCTGCCAAAAGCTGCTGTAACGAACAAACCAATCCCTCCCCTGTGCCCCCACCTCAGCTGAAGAGCAACGTGATCAGCCTGGACTGTCACATCAGCCAGTACGCCACCATctgccagcagctccaggctgaGGTGAGGAACTTGCCTGAGGAGCTTGGCCAGGAGGCCTGGAGGGCACCCAGGCTCGGGGGCAGGAGAGCAGGAGACAAGAGCGCTGGGGTGTGGCCGGggccctgtgcccacccctcgCCTCCTACGCTCACCTGGGCCTCTGAGGTGCCGGGCTGCTTCGGTTCCAGGTGGCCGCCCTGAGGGAGAAGCTCCGAGTGTATGAGGCAGGAGCCCAGGCTCCACATCAGGACCTCCCACAGTCCCCCACAGCGGGCCCTCCACAATCACTGTGAGTTCTGCTGTCCATACCTGCCCCCTCCTTCAGCTCGGCAGGGAAAGCCCCCCCTTCTCCAGCTCCTGCAGGGCTAGGCCTCCTTGCTTCTCTTCTGACACCTAGGGCTAGAGGTCCCCACCTGGTGCCCAGAACACTGATTGCTCTGTGTCAAATGAGTAAATGACACCCAGCCCCTAGAAGCAGCATCTACTATTCAAAAGAAGGTGCTGTTAAGGGGAGGGTGTCATTGTTTCCTAAACCAGGAAAtccctgactcctcccaccctcaGCTACTGCCCACTAGTTACCCAAGCCTCCATCCCTTACGGGCTCTATGCTACTTGGTGCCACAGAgatcctgccccctccctgctctccctaCGTGCCCCTGTTCCCACCTCACAAACCCTCATTTTCCCCTTGGCGTTCCCAGTGCCCCCCCACCAACCCGCCttcccagccagccctgcacCCCAGAGCTCCACCCAGGGTCTGCAGTCCTTCAGGAGGAGAGCCTGGGGAAAGAGCCCCAGCTGGAGAGGGTCGTGGAAGAGAACTCTTCAGACCAGGAGCAGCCCCTGGAGGACAAGGATGAAGGCTCAGCCCAGGAGGTAGGACTTGGAGCTGATAGAATATTGGAGGAAATGCCTCTCCCCAGCTGATAGAGTCCCTTCAGTCCCGGGTTCTCTAGCTGGATGTCATTAGGAGGCTCTCAGATCCTGTGCAGGAAGGAAAACTCAGGTCCTGTGTGTCTGGAAGTGAGGAGCATGTGTGTTACCagaagaggagcagggagggaggaggagactgGGAGAGAAAGTCTCTTAGAGGACCTGGTCAACCCAGGAGCCATCATTCCTACTCTTGGAGGAGGGAAAGATTTTAAGAACTGCTTATGGAGGGAGGCAGGCCACGCTAGACCCTCCATCTCTCTGTGACTCTCTTTCTCTTAGGTCCCAATCCAGGTGCGAGAGCAGAACCTTAGACACCCACCACCAGGGTCCCCTGGCCTGACCCTGCAGCCTAAGCCAGATGCGGGACGCCTCTCACCACAGAACCCGAGCAGGGACCATTCTAAGCAGTAGGTGTCTTCTTGCTCTTCTCTGGAGCCAAGAAGGGAGGTGATGGGTGCCAGCCCCCTGGGGTGGGAGTTGGTGTTAATTACGCCACAAAAGCTCTGCTTCTGCCCTAGCTGAGTCAAGTCTTTTTTCATCAATGTCCCTTATCTGCTTTCAACAACTTGATGTTATCAGCTACTCTGTTTACTTATCATCATCTCTATTTATTCTTCCATGTAGCTGGCAGCCCAACAGGAGGGAAGCCAGGCACCACATTCCATCCAGACAGCTGGCACGCACCGAGTTAGGGTAGGGCCGCCTGAGCTCTCGCTCTGCTTTGCAGGCTGAGGAAGGGACAGCCTTCCTGAGTCAGGTGTTTAGTGTGTCTCCTCGTCCACAGACTGACTGTGGCTATTCTTCTCAGAAGGAAATACAAAACACCACCCAAAGCCAAAGAGAGATGGGTTTTGGACCATTCTTTCTGTGCTTAATAGAGAGGTGCTGCTAGTATTTTTTTCCCTCGGCCTCCAGAACATAAATCCCCTGCCACTTAGCTTTGCTCCTGCCAGCCCCTGTCCACCCTCCGCAGCACGCTTCACACTAGGCAATGTATTTAAAGCTTCCAGACAGAAGGGcctgtttaattttatttcttgttggGGAGTGTCTGTTCCCGAGTCAGCAAAAATGCTGCAGCCTGAATAATCAGCGGCTCATTATCTGTCTCCTGCTGCCGACTCCCGGGGGCCCTGGAGTGGCAAGGATGCACTGGCAGGATGTCCCCTTGGCCCCCAGGGCTCCCACCGATGACTCAGGGTCTCTGCCTGGTGTCCCCCATTGTGAGCAGAGAGGACACCAGGGTTCTCATTTCTGCTTTGCCTCTGGTTTTGTGGTCTCTGACAAGTTGCTTCAACCTTGGCTATGATTTGGGGATCATAGTCCTTATTCTTCCTACTTCTTAGAGCTAATAATAGATACTAATGAAAATGTGACAGAAGACCCCATGTAACAGGGGCTGCAGAACATTCTAGATCATCTCCATACTTGGAAACACCCTAACAACCAGATAATCGAATATAATTTCTCTTTGGCTTTAGACTTTAGAATCTTAGACCACCAGGGCACTGAGTAGATCTTAGATTTTCCAGTTCAGtggtttttcagaatttttttagcTGCAAAGtcctttcttcaaatgaaatctCATGCTGGAGTCTAATTTGTAGAACAGACACAGCAGAGCTGCTTCATTTATAATGTCCTCTGATGGATTTCTTGAAATCTAATTTGAAAACCCCTGATATAGACCAACTCCTCATTTGTTAGATGGGGTACTGAGGCatttgcccagggccacacagtgaGAGGGATGGGACCAGACCTGGGTCATCTGACATCCAGGCCAATGCATTTCTCCCTAAACACCCACTCCTCTCAGTAGTCTAATCTTATAACGTGTGGTTCAGGCGGATATAGAATGAGTTTCTGCTGTgtcctttttaaattatatccTGCCTTCTTTGAAGAAGGCCTGGAGGCTGCTTTATAAAATGATTTGGGGTTCCCTGAGGCCGGAGGAGGGGCTGAGAGATGTCCGGGCAGGTAGCGCTACTTGAGGATAAATTATTGGCTATGAACAATTCCCACCGAGATAattgtgtttattcttttatCATAGGTGTGCCTTACAGAAGGTAAATTTGCTTTATTAGAATCTGAATTTACAACATCAGGAATCTCATTACTCTCATAATTTCCTTTAAATAGCCCTCAGTGTATATGAAGTACACGTTGATTCGTACATACTCTTTCAGGATCCCAACCATTAAATAGAAAGCGCAGACTGAATGCATTTTTGAGGTCCCCTCAGAACCAAGATCAGCACAGCCTGTCTTAtttattctcctcttttcctAACAAGGTACatggtattatttccattttacggGAAACCATAGTTAGCCAACCTCATAGTGCTTAGCATATGCCAGGTACTCTTCAAACACTTTATACATAAAATAACTCATCTCATCTTgccaacaaccctatgaggtgggcGCATTTGTCCTCCCCATTTTAAGGATGTGGAGACTGAGGGTCAGCAATGatctgagatcacacagctgggaagtgggagCTGGGGTTTGAGCAGGCAGTCTGACTTGAGCCTGGCTCTTTCCTGCTACCTTACATTGCCCCTCGGGTAAATGGACTTTCTCAGGATCACAGCCCTAGTAggtaggtggcagagctgagaggaaACTCA
It includes:
- the KIF18B gene encoding kinesin-like protein KIF18B isoform X1, which translates into the protein MVMAVEDSVVRVVVRVRPPTLRELESQRQPVVQVVDERVLVFDPEEPDGSFPGLKWGSTHDGPKKKGKDLTFVFDRVFGEAATQQDVFQHTTHSILDSFLQGYNCSVFAYGATGAGKTHTMLGREGDPGIMYLTTMELYRRLEARQEEKQFEVLISYQEVYNEQIHDLLEPKGPLAIREDPDKGVVVQGLSFHQPASAEQLLEMLTRGNRNRKQHPTDANATSSRSHAIFQVFVKQQDRVPGLTQALQVAKMSLIDLAGSERASSTQAKGERLREGANINRSLLALINVLNALADAKGRKSHVPYRDSKLTRLLKDSIGGNCRTVMIAAISPSSLAYEDTYNTLKYADRAKEIKLSLKSNVISLDCHISQYATICQQLQAEVAALREKLRVYEAGAQAPHQDLPQSPTAGPPQSLAPPPTRLPSQPCTPELHPGSAVLQEESLGKEPQLERVVEENSSDQEQPLEDKDEGSAQEVPIQVREQNLRHPPPGSPGLTLQPKPDAGRLSPQNPSRDHSKQLALKVLCLAQRQYSLLQAANLLTPDVIAEFEALQQLVQEEKTEPGPEASETPGPARGPPPAQELCSESKSPGYSGPVTRTMARQLSGLMHTLGVPPGPHRTPAQASQWPREKKRKRPSPLEPDSPPAPKPGSKHQRQSFLPCLRRGSLPEAQPSFGTTTPKGERASSPCHSPRFCPATVIKSRVPLGPSAMQNCSTPLALPARDLNATFDLSEEPPSKLGYHKCIGWENVPQELNRLDQPFIPSGRMPLFTMKGPKPTSSFSGTSAHKKRRIVSASVSCSLGVARRRSRIARLPGSTLRPAGPLAIPEPPSSPRCPGNRRNQKELMGVGGALSAGSCVAKVS
- the KIF18B gene encoding kinesin-like protein KIF18B isoform X2; translation: MVMAVEDSVVRVVVRVRPPTLRELESQRQPVVQVVDERVLVFDPEEPDGSFPGLKWGSTHDGPKKKGKDLTFVFDRVFGEAATQQDVFQHTTHSILDSFLQGYNCSVFAYGATGAGKTHTMLGREGDPGIMYLTTMELYRRLEARQEEKQFEVLISYQEVYNEQIHDLLEPKGPLAIREDPDKGVVVQGLSFHQPASAEQLLEMLTRGNRNRKQHPTDANATSSRSHAIFQVFVKQQDRVPGLTQALQVAKMSLIDLAGSERASSTQAKGERLREGANINRSLLALINVLNALADAKGRKSHVPYRDSKLTRLLKDSIGGNCRTVMIAAISPSSLAYEDTYNTLKYADRAKEIKLSLKSNVISLDCHISQYATICQQLQAEVAALREKLRVYEAGAQAPHQDLPQSPTAGPPQSLAPPPTRLPSQPCTPELHPGSAVLQEESLGKEPQLERVVEENSSDQEQPLEDKDEGSAQEVPIQVREQNLRHPPPGSPGLTLQPKPDAGRLSPQNPSRDHSKQLALKVLCLAQRQYSLLQAANLLTPDVIAEFEALQQLVQEEKTEPGPEASETPGPARGPPPAQELCSESKSPGYSGPVTRTMARQLSGLMHTLGVPPGPHRTPAQASQWPREKKRKRPSPLEPDSPPAPKPGSKHQRQSFLPCLRRGSLPEAQPSFGTTTPKGERASSPCHSPRFCPATVIKSRVPLGPSAMQNCSTPLALPARDLNATFDLSEEPPSKLGYHKCIGWENVPQELNRLDQPFIPSGRMPLFTMKGPKPTSSFSGTSAHKKRRIVRAPLQPPLPWQPEEPEGTDGGWGSTVSWELRCQGVLITGPSRTLEWPAP